One region of Fusobacterium periodonticum 1_1_41FAA genomic DNA includes:
- a CDS encoding N-acetylmuramoyl-L-alanine amidase, translated as MKKVALIIGHNKRSKGAFSMIVGDEFGYWKNIAYKIKSAIPEMIDIYEREPNQNYVREMNKLLVELNKHNYEYCLELHFNSALDSKANGCECLIYKGNKKAKELSTNFMARLQNIFNSKVRGVIEIADSKTRGGYGICNSKDTYVLLEPFFGSNVDESLKFSVVKDVVELFVNFIKEV; from the coding sequence ATGAAAAAAGTTGCGTTAATAATAGGACATAACAAGAGAAGTAAGGGAGCATTTTCAATGATAGTTGGAGATGAGTTTGGTTATTGGAAAAATATAGCTTATAAGATTAAATCTGCTATCCCTGAAATGATTGATATATATGAGAGAGAGCCTAATCAAAATTATGTGAGAGAAATGAATAAATTATTGGTTGAATTAAATAAACATAATTATGAGTATTGTTTGGAATTACACTTTAATAGTGCTTTAGACAGTAAAGCTAATGGTTGTGAGTGTTTAATATATAAAGGAAATAAAAAAGCCAAAGAATTATCAACTAACTTTATGGCTAGATTACAAAATATATTTAATAGTAAAGTTAGAGGAGTTATAGAAATAGCTGATAGTAAGACAAGAGGTGGATATGGTATTTGCAATTCAAAAGACACTTATGTCCTGCTTGAGCCATTTTTTGGAAGTAATGTAGATGAGAGTTTAAAATTTTCTGTTGTTAAAGATGTAGTTGAATTATTTGTTAATTTTATAAAGGAGGTTTAA
- a CDS encoding DUF2634 domain-containing protein, translating to MAILPKIEFKDYSKDVINESKNTNGKTFLIDFQKKRMLRSNGKLIKTDDERAVRMWIEKVLLTEKFKWNIYKENGSNQYGMMYKANLLGQRFPTPVLYSEFERELIETMKKNKQILEINILEIKLEKHTLKTKFDVTLKDFTRFEWEGYL from the coding sequence ATGGCAATATTACCAAAAATAGAGTTTAAAGATTATTCAAAAGATGTAATTAATGAAAGTAAAAACACAAATGGTAAGACATTTTTGATAGATTTTCAAAAGAAAAGAATGTTAAGAAGTAATGGTAAATTGATAAAAACTGATGACGAGAGAGCAGTTAGAATGTGGATAGAGAAAGTCTTACTAACTGAAAAATTCAAGTGGAATATATACAAAGAAAATGGAAGTAATCAATATGGAATGATGTACAAGGCAAATTTATTAGGACAACGTTTTCCAACTCCTGTATTATATTCAGAATTTGAGAGAGAATTGATTGAAACGATGAAGAAAAACAAACAAATACTAGAAATTAATATACTAGAAATAAAACTTGAAAAACATACTTTAAAAACTAAATTTGATGTAACATTAAAAGATTTTACACGTTTTGAATGGGAGGGGTACTTATGA
- a CDS encoding putative phage tail protein yields the protein MKVKRLMQHMPKYYRDIVEIEELQNAIDLQLDELDIMSNEVLKQFFIYTATWSLPIWERIFGLTVGNTTSNLKERRENIISKLRSYGTTTKEIIARVAKAFTNGEIEVIEDNPNYSFTIKFTSIVGIPDNLENFKKVVGTIKPAHLNFNVEFRYNTHNQIGYLYQNSLKTKKHTELFDTRLYNDTDVVGKYHRFDEIGNLKHSELKTKTYNAVYDERR from the coding sequence TTGAAAGTCAAAAGATTAATGCAACATATGCCTAAATACTATAGAGATATAGTTGAGATTGAAGAGTTGCAAAATGCTATTGATTTACAGTTAGATGAACTGGATATTATGTCTAATGAGGTTTTAAAACAATTCTTTATCTACACAGCTACTTGGAGTTTGCCAATATGGGAACGTATTTTTGGACTAACTGTTGGAAATACAACAAGCAATCTTAAAGAACGTAGGGAAAACATAATATCTAAACTTAGAAGCTATGGTACGACTACAAAAGAAATAATAGCAAGGGTTGCAAAAGCATTTACTAATGGAGAGATAGAAGTTATTGAGGATAATCCTAACTATTCATTCACTATTAAATTTACAAGTATCGTAGGAATACCTGATAATTTAGAAAACTTTAAAAAAGTAGTTGGCACTATAAAACCAGCACATTTGAATTTTAATGTTGAATTTAGATATAATACTCACAATCAAATAGGATATTTGTATCAAAACTCTCTTAAAACTAAGAAACATACTGAGTTGTTTGATACTAGACTTTACAATGATACAGATGTAGTGGGTAAATATCATAGATTTGATGAGATTGGAAATTTAAAACATAGTGAATTAAAAACTAAAACATATAATGCTGTTTATGATGAAAGGAGATAG
- a CDS encoding baseplate J/gp47 family protein, producing the protein MIIKKEWKKILSDMLSNVHDDYDKSEGGLFYDNLAPVSIEMEEIRDVLDYIFLNSFAETAEDEYLDNICKEVGVFRKQPTKSKGKVIIKGTPNTIIPVGTKVASDTYIYLTTEEKIIGVSGEVEVKIESENTGKIYNLPKNTIVNFPITIPNLNEVNNPSETVDGYDGESDNELRERYYFKVREPVTSGNIYHYKKWTMEVEGVGGVKVFPLWNGNGTVKVVVVNSAIEEADEPLLQRVRDYIEQVRPIGATVTVKSATPKEITITGKARISKNVDFDKVKADFERDIKEYFKKVGFKQNYVSYAQLGNILLNVEGVNDYDNLKINTGAINIALAEEEIPKLKVITLDKEVV; encoded by the coding sequence ATGATAATAAAAAAAGAATGGAAAAAAATATTAAGTGATATGCTCTCTAACGTTCACGATGATTATGATAAGAGTGAGGGTGGATTATTTTATGATAACCTTGCTCCTGTATCTATTGAAATGGAAGAAATAAGAGATGTATTAGATTATATCTTTTTAAACTCTTTTGCTGAAACAGCAGAGGACGAGTATTTAGATAATATCTGTAAAGAAGTTGGAGTATTTAGAAAACAACCAACTAAAAGTAAAGGTAAGGTTATTATAAAAGGTACACCTAACACTATAATCCCAGTTGGAACAAAAGTTGCTAGTGATACATATATTTATCTAACAACAGAAGAAAAAATAATTGGTGTTAGTGGAGAAGTTGAAGTAAAAATTGAAAGTGAAAACACTGGTAAAATCTATAATCTACCTAAAAATACAATAGTGAATTTTCCAATTACAATACCTAATCTAAATGAAGTCAATAACCCTAGTGAAACAGTGGACGGATATGACGGAGAAAGCGATAACGAGTTAAGAGAGAGATACTATTTTAAAGTTAGAGAGCCTGTAACATCAGGAAACATCTATCACTATAAAAAGTGGACTATGGAGGTTGAGGGTGTTGGTGGAGTTAAAGTTTTTCCACTATGGAATGGTAATGGTACTGTTAAAGTGGTTGTTGTCAATAGTGCAATCGAAGAAGCTGATGAGCCTTTATTACAGAGAGTAAGGGATTATATAGAGCAAGTTAGACCTATAGGAGCAACTGTTACTGTTAAATCTGCTACACCTAAAGAAATTACAATCACAGGTAAAGCTAGAATTTCTAAAAACGTTGATTTTGATAAGGTAAAAGCTGATTTTGAAAGAGATATAAAAGAATATTTTAAAAAAGTTGGGTTTAAACAAAACTATGTCAGCTACGCTCAATTAGGAAATATCCTGCTAAATGTTGAGGGGGTAAATGACTATGATAACTTGAAAATCAACACAGGAGCAATCAATATAGCTTTAGCGGAAGAAGAAATACCAAAATTAAAAGTAATTACGCTTGATAAAGAGGTGGTGTAG
- a CDS encoding DUF2577 family protein produces MSDNKKSWDIALAEKFKERDNPSPIGAVLGKILKPLPDISIELLSGYGVIDADKIYLSNAITNRLEIECTMKNFESQGNKSSNCTINGLDTTGGGEDSAGHTNLSISGHTGSYKSSSSKTDNKDKGKFILQTVFNLKEGMYVLVIPNVEEDKFFVVDVFNYAPEVSLEWQYYQK; encoded by the coding sequence ATGAGTGATAACAAAAAAAGTTGGGATATTGCTTTAGCAGAGAAGTTTAAAGAGCGTGATAATCCATCTCCAATTGGTGCTGTTTTAGGTAAGATATTGAAGCCTTTACCTGACATTTCTATTGAGTTATTGAGTGGATATGGTGTTATAGACGCTGATAAAATCTATCTTTCAAATGCGATAACAAATAGATTAGAAATTGAATGTACTATGAAAAACTTTGAAAGTCAAGGTAACAAGTCTAGTAATTGTACTATTAATGGTTTGGATACGACAGGTGGAGGAGAGGATAGTGCAGGACATACTAATTTAAGTATATCGGGACATACTGGTTCATACAAATCTAGTTCAAGTAAAACAGACAATAAAGATAAGGGTAAATTCATATTACAGACTGTTTTTAATTTAAAAGAGGGTATGTATGTACTTGTAATACCTAACGTTGAAGAAGACAAATTTTTTGTAGTTGATGTGTTTAACTACGCTCCAGAGGTGAGTTTAGAATGGCAATATTACCAAAAATAG